Proteins encoded together in one Armatimonadota bacterium window:
- the yidD gene encoding membrane protein insertion efficiency factor YidD, translating into MTRLVLLLIRAYQRLISPLLPPRCRFYPSCSAYAAEAVARYGAWRGGVLALRRLLRCHPWHPGGYDPVP; encoded by the coding sequence GTGACCCGGCTGGTGTTGCTACTGATCCGCGCCTACCAGAGGCTGATCTCTCCCCTGCTCCCGCCCAGGTGCCGGTTCTACCCGTCCTGCTCGGCGTATGCCGCCGAGGCCGTTGCGCGGTACGGCGCGTGGAGGGGAGGGGTCCTGGCCCTGCGCCGCCTGCTGCGCTGCCACCCGTGGCATCCCGGCGGGTACGACCCCGTCCCGTGA
- the rnpA gene encoding ribonuclease P protein component, translating into MRGRAEFEKVYREGRRTGGTDVSVVVRPGGHSGVRVGIAVGRSAGGAVRRNRLRRRVREALRRLAGRMRSGYDVVVVARPPADRRPFPQLVSVLGRLLAQAGVVDADGGPDR; encoded by the coding sequence CTGCGGGGGCGCGCCGAGTTCGAGAAGGTCTACCGGGAGGGCCGCCGGACGGGGGGTACGGACGTGAGCGTGGTGGTGCGGCCAGGCGGGCACTCGGGGGTGCGCGTGGGTATCGCCGTGGGCCGGTCGGCGGGGGGAGCCGTGCGGCGCAATCGCCTGAGGAGACGGGTGCGGGAGGCCCTCCGGCGGCTGGCGGGCCGGATGCGATCCGGATACGATGTGGTGGTGGTGGCTCGCCCGCCGGCAGACCGGCGGCCGTTCCCGCAGTTGGTGAGCGTCCTGGGCAGGCTGTTGGCGCAGGCCGGAGTGGTGGATGCTGACGGCGGGCCCGACAGGTGA
- the rpmH gene encoding 50S ribosomal protein L34: MKRTYQPRVRKRKRTHGFRARMRTPGGRNVLRRRRAKGRWTLVPR; this comes from the coding sequence GTGAAGCGGACCTACCAGCCACGGGTGCGCAAGAGGAAAAGGACACACGGATTCCGGGCGCGCATGCGGACACCCGGGGGCCGCAACGTCCTGCGCCGGCGGCGCGCCAAGGGCCGGTGGACGCTCGTTCCGCGCTAG